Proteins found in one Dryobates pubescens isolate bDryPub1 chromosome 1, bDryPub1.pri, whole genome shotgun sequence genomic segment:
- the LOC104300404 gene encoding ubiquinol-cytochrome-c reductase complex assembly factor 5, which produces MLVSKRVKRLLQLVPGKQRFGAYRFLPFFFLLGGAMEWFMINVRIGKETFYDVYRRKRSERQYAARMEKGEF; this is translated from the exons ATGCTGGTGAGCAAGAGGGTGAAGCGCCTCTTGCAGCTGGTGCCTGGGAAGCAGCGCTTCGGCGCGTACCGGTTcctgcccttcttcttcctcctcggGGGAGCTATGGAGTGGTTCATGATTAACGTCCGCATTGGCAAGGAGACCTTCT ATGATGTTTACCGCAGGAAACGATCGGAAAGGCAGTATGCAGCCAGGATGGAGAAAGGGGAATTTTAG